ATCGATACGGCGATCATCAACTCCGACGCGCTGGAAGAGTACAAGATTCAGGTCCCCCAGATCCGGCGCAAGATCACTTACCTGCTCAATCTGTTTCCGTCGGAGCTGCATGTTTTCGTTCGGCCCGAGATTCAAAGCCTGCAGGATCTCGCGGGGAAGAAAGTCAATTTCAACACCCGTGGAACCGCCGCCGCCTATTCGGGGCCGCTGATCTTCAGTCGCCTCGGCATCAATGCGGAGCAGACCTTCATTCCCCATCAGGTCGCGCTCGAGCAGATGCGCAAGGGCGAGATGGCGGCTGTCGTTTTCATCACATCCAAGCCGGTGGACGCGTTCGTGCGCGGGCGCTTCGAGCCCGGCTTCAAGTTTCTCCCCGTCAAATACGACAGCAAATTCGAGGATTACTACCTGCCGGCGGTGCTCGAAGCGGGCGAATACCCCGGCCTGATCAAGCCTGGAGAACGCGTGCCGACGATTGCGGTGCCGACTGCGCTGGTCGCGTTCAACTGGCCGGCGCAGACCAACCGCCATGATCGCGTGGCCCGCTTCGTCGATATCCTGTTCAGCCGCATCGGGAAGCTGCAGGAGCCGGGTTTCGACGAGAAATGGAAGTCGATCAATCTGGCTGCGACGGTCCCGGGGCTCGACCGCTTCGCGGCGGCTCAGGAATGGCTGGATCGCCAGGGATCTGCACCGCGAGTGTCTCGATGAAAGGGATTGCGCTGGTCGCCGCCTTCGAGATTGCGAGCCGGATCGCCCTGGCGCAGGGAGCGGCCGAGTTGGCGGGCGGTGGTGACTGGATCATCAGCGAAACCACCTCACCAGTGAACTATACGCCGATGGTCACGGCGACGACATCGTCCAGCGTTGGTTCCGGGTCTCCGATGCAGCTTTCCATTTACTGCCGCGGGGGCCGAACGGAGATGGTCGTGACGGGACCAGCCATCTCCGGCAGCGGCGCCGATTACGTTTTGTCCTACGGCCTCAATGACGGTCAGCTCGTGCAGGTTGCGGCGGGGCCGCCATTGTTTGGAACCGGCGCCGCATTCAAGGGCGATGTCGCAAGGCTGCTGCTCTCCCTTCCCGATGAGGGGGGCATGGCCATCCGCCTCTCGACACCTCAAGGGGCCGCCTATGACGGGCGCTTTTCTCTCAAAGGACTGAAGGCGGCCAGGGACAGGGTCGCCACGGCCTGCAAATGGCCGAACGCTATGTCCGGAGCACGTCGCGAATAGTCCTCGAACTCAAAGGCGGATTACAATGACAACCAGGATTCGAGCCATTATCGGAGCTGCTCTTGCGGGCGGACTGGGCCTCCTCGTCGCCGTGTCGCCGTCGGCGGCGCAAGACAAGAAGCCCATGCCGGTTCCGACAGCCAAGCTGCAGGCGGCCGACAAGAAGCCGCATCACCTCATCCTGCAGGTGAATACGAACGAAGCCGGGATGATGAATCTCGCGCTCAACAATGCGACCAATGTCGCGCAATATTACCAGGACCTCGGCGAGAAAGTGGAGATCGAAGTCGTCACCTTCGGGCCTGGCCTCCACATGCTGCGGGATGACACGTCACCGGTGAAGGCACGGATCAAGGCGATTGCGGCGAGCACATCCGCGATCTCCTTCAAAGCCTGCGGAAATACCCAGGCCGGCATGAGCAAGGCCGAGAACAAGGACATTGCCCTCATTCCGGAGGCAGCAGTGGTGAAATCCGGCGTCGTGCGCGTCATGGAGTTGCAGGAGAAAGGCTGGACCTATGTCAGGCCGTGACTGACACGGGTCCGCGACTTTCTGGCGCCAGGCGTGTTTCCCCTGC
Above is a genomic segment from Bosea sp. NBC_00550 containing:
- a CDS encoding TAXI family TRAP transporter solute-binding subunit, encoding MNLLPIRRLLLLIACAALAPVFVPTHSQAQPSQVSAQSTASPRRTRPPETEQEKTNAWTVGLAAGLLEGAPLRLGAEMARVVDDGPNLHVLPIVTRGATENLNSLLYLRGIDTAIINSDALEEYKIQVPQIRRKITYLLNLFPSELHVFVRPEIQSLQDLAGKKVNFNTRGTAAAYSGPLIFSRLGINAEQTFIPHQVALEQMRKGEMAAVVFITSKPVDAFVRGRFEPGFKFLPVKYDSKFEDYYLPAVLEAGEYPGLIKPGERVPTIAVPTALVAFNWPAQTNRHDRVARFVDILFSRIGKLQEPGFDEKWKSINLAATVPGLDRFAAAQEWLDRQGSAPRVSR
- a CDS encoding DsrE family protein; protein product: MTTRIRAIIGAALAGGLGLLVAVSPSAAQDKKPMPVPTAKLQAADKKPHHLILQVNTNEAGMMNLALNNATNVAQYYQDLGEKVEIEVVTFGPGLHMLRDDTSPVKARIKAIAASTSAISFKACGNTQAGMSKAENKDIALIPEAAVVKSGVVRVMELQEKGWTYVRP